In one window of Dokdonia sp. PRO95 DNA:
- a CDS encoding MFS transporter, whose amino-acid sequence MNKVLSSIKKPNLSFWQIFNMNVGFLGIQFSFGLQQTAINPIFLYLGAAEDLLPILNIAGPITGLIVQPIIGAISDKTWSPKFGRRKPFFLIGALIGSICLFAFPFSPVLWVAVALLWILDIGNNMAMEPYRALVGDKLPQKQLSLGYQMQSLFVGAGTVIAMLSIIYFQEIFGVAEEIVGSIPQWLYYSFFIGAILSITTILWSVSKTKEIPPSENEMVEIEGFRKLSFVQKFIHPFVEIAQTVKTMPAFMWKVAGVYLFQWYALFVYWQFNVPMFRDTLNFTIGEAASQSAKMSLTYNSVTMVVALVLVPLTLKFGGKKIYAASLLGTALAMFLIPYINDANLVLAPMILFGIGWAAMMGIPYTMVSKIVPQTKRGIYMGILNMMIVIPMAIETVTFGPIYKYLLDGNATNAILFAGVFFLISAILALRLTPKQAQEVYNQAE is encoded by the coding sequence ATGAATAAAGTACTCAGTAGTATCAAAAAGCCTAACCTATCCTTCTGGCAAATATTCAATATGAACGTTGGTTTTCTTGGAATTCAATTTTCATTTGGACTTCAACAAACGGCCATAAATCCAATATTCTTATACCTGGGAGCTGCCGAAGATTTGTTGCCTATTCTTAATATTGCTGGTCCTATTACAGGATTGATAGTGCAGCCTATTATAGGCGCGATAAGTGATAAAACCTGGTCGCCTAAGTTTGGAAGAAGGAAGCCATTTTTTCTCATAGGTGCCCTCATAGGTAGTATCTGTTTATTTGCATTTCCATTTAGTCCGGTGTTATGGGTAGCAGTTGCATTGCTGTGGATACTTGATATAGGGAACAACATGGCCATGGAGCCTTATAGAGCGTTAGTAGGGGATAAGTTACCACAAAAACAGCTGAGCCTTGGTTATCAAATGCAAAGTCTTTTTGTAGGTGCAGGAACAGTGATTGCCATGCTCTCTATTATATACTTTCAGGAAATTTTTGGTGTTGCCGAAGAAATCGTAGGGAGCATACCGCAGTGGTTATACTACTCATTTTTTATAGGTGCCATATTATCTATCACCACCATATTATGGTCTGTAAGCAAGACCAAAGAAATACCACCCTCTGAAAATGAAATGGTAGAAATAGAAGGATTTAGAAAATTATCCTTTGTACAGAAATTTATACATCCATTTGTTGAGATTGCTCAAACTGTAAAGACGATGCCTGCATTTATGTGGAAGGTTGCAGGGGTGTACCTTTTTCAGTGGTATGCATTATTTGTATACTGGCAGTTTAATGTTCCTATGTTTAGGGATACCCTAAATTTCACTATTGGGGAAGCGGCATCGCAATCTGCAAAAATGAGTTTGACTTATAATTCTGTGACCATGGTTGTTGCGCTTGTGCTCGTCCCGCTCACGTTAAAGTTTGGTGGTAAGAAAATTTATGCAGCAAGTTTGTTAGGTACAGCTCTTGCTATGTTTTTGATTCCATATATAAACGATGCAAATTTAGTATTGGCGCCTATGATTCTGTTTGGAATAGGCTGGGCTGCAATGATGGGAATTCCATACACAATGGTTTCCAAGATTGTACCACAAACTAAACGTGGTATTTATATGGGTATATTGAATATGATGATTGTGATACCTATGGCAATCGAGACTGTTACTTTTGGTCCTATCTATAAATATTTACTTGATGGTAATGCTACAAATGCAATATTATTTGCAGGAGTGTTTTTCTTAATATCGGCTATTCTAGCACTTAGGTTAACACCTAAGCAAGCACAAGAGGTTTATAATCAAGCAGAGTAG
- the queG gene encoding tRNA epoxyqueuosine(34) reductase QueG, with protein MIENRAKHTAFIKAEATRLGFMSCGISKAGFLEEEAPRLESWLKQNMNGEMQYMENYFDMRLDPTKLVEGSKSVISLLLNYFPHEIQNEDSYKISKYAYGRDYHFVIKDKLKEFLHNIQENIGDVHGRAFVDSAPVLDKAWAKKSGLGWIGKHSNLLSKKTGSFYFIAELVIDLDLEYDTPVTDHCGSCTACIDACPTDAIVEPYKVDGSKCISYFTIELKNQIPDYAKPHLDDWMFGCDVCQDVCPWNRFSKAHSEPLFDPHPALLANSKKDWEEITQEVFSEIFRKSAVKRTKYSGLQRNIDALKK; from the coding sequence ATGATTGAAAATCGAGCAAAACATACTGCATTCATTAAAGCCGAAGCTACTCGCTTAGGTTTTATGTCTTGTGGAATAAGTAAGGCTGGTTTTCTAGAGGAAGAAGCACCGCGACTTGAGTCATGGCTTAAGCAAAATATGAATGGTGAAATGCAGTATATGGAGAACTACTTCGATATGCGTCTTGATCCTACGAAGCTCGTGGAGGGCTCAAAAAGTGTTATTTCTCTTTTACTTAATTATTTTCCTCACGAAATTCAAAATGAAGATTCGTACAAGATATCTAAGTATGCTTATGGCCGCGATTATCATTTTGTGATAAAGGATAAGCTCAAAGAATTTTTACATAACATTCAAGAGAACATAGGAGATGTGCACGGTCGAGCTTTTGTAGATAGTGCTCCAGTGCTTGATAAGGCATGGGCAAAAAAAAGCGGATTAGGCTGGATAGGAAAGCACAGTAATCTACTCTCAAAAAAGACAGGGTCTTTTTACTTTATTGCAGAGCTGGTGATTGATCTAGATCTAGAATACGACACACCTGTTACAGATCACTGTGGGAGTTGTACTGCTTGTATAGATGCATGTCCCACAGATGCTATTGTTGAGCCTTATAAAGTAGATGGTAGTAAGTGCATAAGTTACTTTACGATAGAGTTAAAGAATCAAATACCTGATTATGCAAAGCCACACCTAGACGATTGGATGTTTGGTTGTGATGTATGTCAAGACGTATGCCCTTGGAATCGTTTTTCAAAGGCTCATAGTGAACCTCTATTTGATCCTCATCCTGCATTACTAGCTAATTCAAAAAAAGACTGGGAAGAAATTACCCAAGAAGTGTTTTCAGAAATCTTTAGAAAATCTGCAGTAAAGCGCACCAAGTATTCGGGTTTACAGCGAAATATTGATGCGTTAAAAAAATAA
- a CDS encoding cytochrome P450 produces the protein MADQIPAVSVFKFLANAGSILKNPLPFHKENFESKGDTFKLKLGFGNDVVFSRDPEFAKYALQKNQRNYGKSPIQTKDLAKYVGRGLLTAEGDHWKKQRKLIQPAFHKKQLAQLLDAMHEVIKEELLRIETYKAFDVFEVFNDLAFMTVVKALFKTDVDRDKINRLQYITEQAQKMLVKELRQPFKAWYFKYGGPIDKHLALTQEARIILKELVQERKNSGDKPGDLLDMLLDSQYEDGGFMEEEQLIDEILILFSAGHETTSNALTFTAELLARNPSWQDKIYEEYAFAKANSTNLNEFLRNCNLTKQVLEESMRLYPPAYFIDRVNIEDDEHNGMKIPAGSNLLFSVVEIHKHKDFWDRADQFDPTRFDENAGMKHAAYFPFGAGPRMCIGNNFAMYEMILAVTELVATFKITPKSTPIEILPLITLKPKNALLEFISR, from the coding sequence ATGGCAGATCAAATCCCAGCAGTATCCGTGTTTAAATTTCTTGCAAATGCAGGAAGTATCCTTAAGAATCCTCTACCTTTTCATAAAGAAAACTTTGAGTCAAAAGGTGATACTTTTAAACTAAAGCTTGGTTTTGGCAATGATGTTGTCTTTTCAAGAGATCCAGAATTTGCCAAATATGCACTTCAGAAAAATCAGCGCAACTATGGTAAGTCTCCTATCCAAACTAAGGACTTAGCAAAATACGTTGGAAGAGGTCTTCTTACTGCAGAAGGTGATCACTGGAAGAAGCAGAGAAAGCTAATACAGCCAGCATTTCATAAAAAGCAGTTAGCACAATTACTTGATGCAATGCATGAGGTAATTAAAGAAGAGCTTTTGCGTATTGAAACATATAAGGCTTTTGACGTGTTTGAAGTTTTTAATGATCTTGCATTTATGACTGTCGTTAAGGCATTGTTTAAAACTGATGTAGATCGAGACAAAATAAATAGATTACAATACATCACAGAGCAAGCTCAAAAGATGCTTGTAAAAGAACTTCGCCAGCCATTTAAAGCATGGTATTTTAAGTATGGTGGACCTATAGATAAGCATCTCGCTCTTACACAAGAGGCGAGAATTATCCTCAAGGAGCTAGTGCAAGAGCGTAAGAACAGCGGTGACAAGCCTGGTGATTTACTTGATATGCTTCTGGATTCTCAATACGAGGATGGAGGATTTATGGAGGAAGAACAGCTTATAGATGAAATTCTCATTCTATTTTCGGCAGGGCATGAGACTACGTCAAACGCACTTACTTTTACAGCCGAGCTCCTTGCTAGAAATCCCAGTTGGCAAGATAAGATTTATGAAGAATACGCTTTCGCGAAAGCGAACTCTACCAATCTCAATGAGTTTTTAAGAAATTGTAATCTTACTAAACAAGTACTTGAGGAATCAATGCGCTTGTATCCACCGGCATATTTTATAGATCGTGTGAATATTGAAGATGACGAGCATAATGGCATGAAGATACCTGCGGGTTCTAATTTGCTATTTTCTGTGGTAGAAATTCATAAACATAAGGACTTCTGGGATCGAGCAGATCAATTTGATCCTACTAGATTTGATGAGAATGCAGGGATGAAGCATGCGGCATATTTTCCTTTTGGGGCGGGTCCTAGAATGTGTATAGGTAATAATTTTGCTATGTATGAGATGATACTAGCCGTTACTGAGCTAGTGGCTACGTTCAAAATTACTCCAAAAAGCACGCCTATTGAAATATTACCACTTATCACCTTAAAGCCTAAAAATGCATTACTGGAGTTTATATCGAGGTAG
- the ruvB gene encoding Holliday junction branch migration DNA helicase RuvB produces MNEHLDPTNEGFSREDVDVEKALRPLSFDDFAGQDQVLENLKIFVQAANLRGEALDHTLFHGPPGLGKTTLANILANELDVNIKITSGPVLDKPGDLAGLLTNLDERDVLFIDEIHRLSPIVEEYLYSAMEDYRIDIMIETGPNARSVQIDLAPFTLVGATTRSGLLTAPMRARFGISSRLQYYTTELLTTIVERSSNILGVPISMEAAIEIAGRSRGTPRIANSLLRRVRDFAQIKGNGSIDIAIAKYSLEALNVDAHGLDEMDNKILATIIDKFKGGPVGITTLATAVSESAETIEEVYEPFLIQQGFIMRTPRGREVTEEAYRHLGRLKGPVQGGLF; encoded by the coding sequence ATGAATGAGCATTTAGACCCCACAAACGAAGGTTTTTCTAGAGAAGATGTAGATGTCGAAAAGGCGTTAAGACCGCTATCCTTTGATGATTTTGCGGGTCAAGATCAGGTGCTTGAAAACTTGAAGATTTTTGTTCAAGCAGCAAATCTTAGAGGAGAGGCGCTGGATCACACTTTATTTCATGGGCCTCCGGGTCTGGGAAAAACAACTCTCGCAAACATTCTTGCAAACGAGCTTGATGTAAACATCAAGATAACATCAGGTCCGGTACTTGATAAACCAGGTGATCTAGCTGGATTACTTACTAATCTTGATGAGAGAGATGTACTTTTTATTGATGAGATACATAGATTGAGTCCCATAGTAGAAGAATATTTGTACTCAGCTATGGAGGATTATCGTATAGACATCATGATTGAAACCGGGCCTAATGCTCGAAGTGTACAGATTGATCTCGCACCATTTACACTAGTAGGCGCTACAACACGCTCTGGATTGCTCACAGCACCTATGCGAGCACGTTTTGGTATTTCAAGTAGATTACAATATTACACCACAGAATTGCTTACCACCATTGTAGAACGAAGCTCTAACATATTAGGGGTCCCCATTTCTATGGAAGCAGCCATTGAGATAGCTGGTAGAAGTAGAGGCACTCCTCGTATTGCAAATTCATTGCTTAGACGTGTGCGTGACTTTGCACAGATTAAAGGCAATGGTAGTATAGACATTGCTATTGCAAAATATAGTCTAGAGGCACTTAATGTGGACGCTCATGGACTAGATGAGATGGATAATAAAATACTTGCGACTATAATAGATAAGTTCAAAGGTGGTCCAGTAGGGATCACAACACTTGCTACTGCCGTTTCTGAAAGTGCAGAAACTATTGAGGAAGTATACGAGCCATTCTTGATACAACAAGGTTTTATCATGCGTACACCTCGAGGAAGAGAAGTTACAGAAGAAGCTTATAGGCATCTAGGTCGATTAAAAGGACCTGTGCAGGGCGGGCTTTTTTAA
- a CDS encoding cbb3-type cytochrome c oxidase subunit I, whose translation MAAHAPTADHGHDDHEHHHEQTFVTKYIFSTDHKMISKQYLITGLIMGIIGIGMSLIFRLQLAWPDHQFTIYEVLLGDWGKDGVMDPNIYLALITIHGTIMVFFVLTAGLSGTFSNLLIPLQIGARDMASGFLNMVSYWLFFLSSVIMVLSLFVESGPAAAGWTIYPPLSALPNSIPASGMGMTLWLVSMAIFIASSLLGSLNYVVTVINLRTKGMSMTRLPLTIWAFFVTAIIGVVSFPVLLSAALMLIMDRSFGTSFFLSDIYIGGEVLHNSGGSPVLFEHLFWFLGHPEVYIVLLPALGISSEIISTNSRKPIFGYRAMIASILAIAFLSTIVWGHHMFISGMNPFLGSVFTFTTLLIAIPSAVKAFNYITTLWKGNLQFNPGMLFSIGLVSTFISGGLTGIILGDSTLDINVHDTYFVVAHFHLVMGISALYGLFAGVYHWFPKMFEGKMMNKNLGYVHFWITVIGAYGIFFPMHFIGMAGLPRRYYTNSAFPYFDDLLDVNKAISIFAFITAGAQLVFLYNFIHSMFYGKVGEQNPWKSNTLEWTTGHKHIHGNWAGPIPEVQRWPYDYSKLNKDGSDYVIPGQDFIPQTVALQPNEEEMNH comes from the coding sequence ATGGCAGCACACGCACCAACAGCAGATCATGGTCATGACGATCACGAGCACCACCACGAGCAAACTTTTGTAACAAAATATATCTTTAGTACAGATCATAAGATGATCTCAAAGCAGTACTTAATCACTGGTTTGATAATGGGTATTATAGGTATCGGAATGTCATTGATATTCCGTCTTCAACTTGCTTGGCCAGATCACCAATTCACTATCTACGAAGTACTCTTAGGAGACTGGGGTAAAGATGGTGTAATGGATCCAAATATTTATTTAGCACTTATTACTATACACGGAACCATCATGGTCTTCTTTGTACTTACCGCTGGTTTGAGTGGTACATTTAGTAACTTATTGATTCCACTTCAAATTGGAGCTCGAGATATGGCTTCAGGATTTTTGAACATGGTATCCTACTGGTTATTTTTCCTTTCGTCAGTAATCATGGTTCTTTCTCTTTTTGTAGAGTCTGGTCCAGCTGCTGCAGGATGGACAATTTACCCTCCATTATCAGCATTACCTAACAGCATTCCGGCTTCTGGTATGGGAATGACATTATGGTTAGTTTCTATGGCTATCTTCATTGCTTCCTCTTTATTAGGATCTTTGAACTATGTTGTAACTGTTATTAATCTACGTACTAAGGGTATGTCTATGACAAGACTTCCTCTTACTATCTGGGCTTTCTTTGTAACGGCAATTATTGGTGTGGTTTCATTCCCAGTACTATTATCTGCGGCATTAATGCTTATTATGGATAGAAGTTTTGGTACGTCATTCTTCTTATCTGATATTTATATTGGAGGTGAAGTATTACATAACTCTGGTGGATCACCTGTATTATTTGAGCACCTTTTCTGGTTCTTAGGTCACCCAGAGGTTTATATTGTATTATTACCAGCATTAGGGATTTCATCAGAAATTATTTCAACTAATTCACGTAAACCTATTTTTGGTTACCGTGCGATGATTGCTTCTATTCTTGCGATTGCATTCTTGTCAACTATAGTATGGGGTCACCACATGTTTATTTCAGGGATGAATCCTTTCTTAGGATCTGTATTTACATTTACAACTCTGCTTATTGCGATACCATCTGCAGTAAAGGCTTTTAACTATATTACAACCTTATGGAAAGGTAACTTACAGTTTAATCCTGGTATGTTATTTTCTATAGGTCTTGTATCTACATTTATATCAGGTGGTCTTACAGGTATTATCCTAGGAGATTCTACACTCGATATTAACGTACATGATACCTATTTCGTAGTTGCTCACTTCCACTTAGTAATGGGTATATCTGCTCTTTATGGATTATTTGCAGGAGTGTATCACTGGTTCCCTAAGATGTTTGAAGGTAAGATGATGAACAAAAACTTAGGCTATGTTCACTTCTGGATCACAGTAATTGGAGCATACGGTATTTTCTTCCCTATGCACTTTATTGGTATGGCTGGACTACCTAGACGTTATTACACAAACTCGGCTTTCCCATACTTTGATGATTTATTAGACGTTAATAAGGCGATAAGTATCTTTGCATTTATAACTGCAGGAGCACAACTAGTCTTCTTATATAACTTTATCCACTCAATGTTCTATGGAAAAGTAGGAGAGCAAAATCCTTGGAAGTCTAACACATTAGAATGGACAACGGGTCACAAGCATATTCACGGTAACTGGGCAGGTCCTATACCAGAGGTACAACGTTGGCCATATGATTATTCTAAACTGAATAAGGATGGTTCAGACTACGTTATTCCTGGTCAGGATTTTATTCCACAGACGGTTGCTCTTCAACCTAATGAAGAAGAAATGAATCACTAG
- the nrfD gene encoding NrfD/PsrC family molybdoenzyme membrane anchor subunit: protein MMAHYEAPIRRPLVTGDKTYHDVTLDIVAPVEGRANKSWWIVFSIALVAFLWGIGCIIYTVTNGIGSWGLNKTVGWAWDITNFVWWVGIGHAGTLISAVLLLFRQKWRMAINRSAEAMTIFSVVQAGLFPIIHMGRPWLAYWVLPIPNQFGSLWVNFNSPLLWDVFAISTYLSVSLVFWWTGLLPDFAMIRDRAVKPFQKKIYSLLAFGWSGRAKDWQRFEEVSLVLAGLATPLVLSVHTIVSFDFATSVIPGWHTTIFPPYFVAGAVFSGFAMVNTLLIIMRKVVSLEAYITVQHIELMNIVIMITGSIVGVAYITELFMAWYSGVEYEQYAFLNRATGPYAWSYWAMMTCNVFSPQFMWFPKLRRSIMFSFIISIVVNIGMWFERFVIIVTSLHRDYLPSSWTMFSPTFVDIGIFIGTIGFFFVLFLLYARTFPVIAQAEVKTIMKSSGERYKKLRESGQSLVGTGADPRTSGGPVKINLDGAYIAKPQEVSKGETVIAEDSHGAESLTDRLGSFDAATQKADDLKVINGIGPKMEEKLNVLGIYTYEQVSRMTSKEYTLLDNLTGSFPGRAERDDWAGQANNLK from the coding sequence ATTATGGCGCATTACGAAGCACCTATACGAAGACCACTAGTTACCGGAGATAAAACTTATCACGATGTAACTTTAGATATAGTCGCTCCTGTTGAAGGGCGAGCTAACAAATCATGGTGGATCGTATTCTCTATCGCACTTGTTGCTTTCTTATGGGGAATAGGCTGTATTATCTATACTGTAACAAACGGTATTGGTAGTTGGGGTCTAAACAAAACTGTAGGATGGGCTTGGGACATTACTAACTTTGTATGGTGGGTAGGAATCGGGCACGCAGGAACATTGATATCTGCGGTACTATTATTATTCCGTCAGAAGTGGCGTATGGCAATTAACCGCTCTGCAGAGGCGATGACTATCTTTTCTGTAGTTCAAGCTGGTTTGTTTCCTATTATTCACATGGGACGTCCATGGCTAGCGTATTGGGTACTTCCTATACCTAACCAGTTTGGTTCTCTATGGGTAAACTTTAACTCACCACTACTTTGGGATGTATTTGCAATTTCTACATACCTTTCGGTATCACTAGTATTCTGGTGGACAGGATTGCTACCTGATTTTGCTATGATACGTGATAGAGCTGTAAAGCCTTTCCAAAAGAAGATTTATAGTTTACTTGCCTTTGGTTGGTCGGGTAGAGCAAAAGACTGGCAGCGTTTTGAAGAAGTATCTTTGGTACTTGCAGGTCTTGCAACACCATTAGTACTTTCTGTACACACGATTGTATCCTTTGACTTTGCGACATCGGTAATACCTGGATGGCACACCACGATATTCCCTCCTTACTTTGTTGCAGGAGCGGTATTCTCAGGGTTTGCGATGGTAAATACACTTCTTATTATAATGCGTAAAGTTGTGAGTCTTGAAGCTTACATCACCGTGCAGCATATTGAGCTTATGAACATCGTAATTATGATTACGGGTTCTATAGTAGGTGTTGCTTACATTACAGAATTATTTATGGCGTGGTATTCTGGTGTAGAGTATGAGCAGTACGCATTCTTAAACAGAGCAACTGGACCTTATGCATGGTCGTATTGGGCTATGATGACGTGTAATGTGTTCTCTCCACAATTTATGTGGTTCCCGAAGCTAAGAAGATCTATAATGTTCTCTTTTATCATATCAATTGTTGTAAACATAGGAATGTGGTTTGAGCGTTTTGTGATTATTGTAACTTCACTTCACCGTGATTACTTACCATCATCATGGACAATGTTCTCGCCTACATTTGTTGATATAGGTATCTTTATTGGTACTATAGGTTTCTTCTTTGTGTTATTCTTATTATACGCTCGTACTTTCCCAGTGATTGCGCAGGCTGAAGTAAAAACAATAATGAAGTCTTCTGGTGAGCGTTACAAGAAGTTGCGTGAGTCTGGACAATCATTAGTAGGTACAGGAGCAGATCCTCGTACATCTGGTGGACCGGTTAAAATAAATCTTGACGGGGCTTACATTGCAAAGCCGCAAGAGGTGTCTAAAGGTGAAACTGTTATCGCTGAAGATAGTCATGGTGCAGAATCATTAACTGATCGTCTAGGTTCATTTGATGCTGCTACGCAGAAGGCAGATGATCTCAAAGTGATCAATGGTATTGGACCAAAAATGGAGGAAAAACTTAACGTTCTTGGTATTTATACATACGAGCAGGTGAGTAGAATGACTTCTAAGGAATATACTTTACTTGATAATCTAACTGGATCATTTCCTGGTCGTGCAGAGCGCGATGACTGGGCTGGTCAAGCTAACAATCTTAAATAA
- a CDS encoding cytochrome c oxidase subunit II transmembrane domain-containing protein, with the protein MTGLLALIVVILFVVTLWQMSKIFKLSQFNKKTNSETAQVADDKDNRINGKLMLWFAIVFYFIMAYCFINYSKFYLPEASSEHGADYDNLLFISLALIMFVQVITQALLHYFAYKYSGKKGQKALFYADNDKLEFIWTIIPVIVLAGLIIYGLFTWSDIMNFEEDEDAIVVELYAKRFGWQARYAGEDNILGNANVRFIEGANTVGVDESDADAMDDKITTELHLPVGRQVIFKLRSQDVLHSAYMPHFRAQMNVVPGMITQFSFTPSKTTAEIRDTDYMKDKMATIKEIRKEKNKVSIAAGDGPIDSYDEFDYYLLCNKICGASHYNMQMKIVVETQEEYDAWIAEQETFGSSIAAAQE; encoded by the coding sequence ATGACAGGTTTATTAGCACTCATCGTAGTAATTCTATTTGTAGTCACGCTTTGGCAGATGTCAAAGATCTTTAAACTATCACAGTTTAATAAAAAGACTAATAGCGAGACGGCTCAAGTAGCTGACGACAAAGACAACCGCATCAATGGAAAATTGATGTTATGGTTTGCCATAGTATTTTATTTTATAATGGCATACTGTTTTATTAATTACAGTAAATTTTACCTGCCAGAGGCCTCTTCAGAGCATGGAGCGGATTATGACAATTTGTTATTTATCTCATTAGCACTTATCATGTTTGTGCAAGTTATAACACAAGCATTACTGCATTACTTTGCTTATAAGTATAGCGGAAAGAAAGGGCAGAAGGCACTTTTTTATGCAGACAACGACAAATTAGAATTTATCTGGACTATTATTCCAGTTATCGTTCTTGCTGGTCTTATTATCTATGGTCTTTTTACATGGTCTGATATTATGAACTTTGAAGAGGACGAAGACGCCATTGTAGTAGAGCTTTATGCTAAACGTTTTGGATGGCAAGCTAGGTATGCTGGAGAAGACAATATTTTAGGTAATGCTAACGTAAGGTTTATAGAGGGAGCAAACACTGTTGGAGTTGATGAAAGTGATGCAGATGCAATGGATGATAAGATCACTACAGAACTACACCTTCCTGTGGGGCGTCAAGTAATCTTTAAACTGCGTTCACAAGATGTTCTTCACTCGGCATATATGCCACACTTTAGAGCACAAATGAATGTCGTGCCTGGAATGATTACTCAGTTTTCATTTACGCCTTCAAAAACTACAGCCGAAATCCGTGATACGGATTACATGAAAGATAAAATGGCTACCATCAAGGAAATTAGAAAAGAAAAGAATAAGGTTTCTATTGCTGCTGGAGACGGCCCAATAGATTCATACGACGAATTTGACTATTACTTGCTATGTAATAAGATTTGTGGAGCTTCACACTATAACATGCAAATGAAGATTGTTGTTGAGACCCAAGAAGAGTATGATGCTTGGATTGCAGAACAAGAAACATTTGGTAGTTCTATTGCAGCGGCTCAAGAGTAA
- a CDS encoding DUF3341 domain-containing protein translates to MASTVIHAIYTDDDVLMNAVKEVKKKHLHINDIFTPFPVHGLDKAMGLAPTRLAITAFLYGCVGITVATLMMNFIMIEDWPQNIGGKPSFSYIENMPAFVPIMFELTVFFAAHLMVITFYLRSRLWPFKKAENPDVRTTDDHFLMEIDATGKDGEELANFLVTTGAVEINLIANEA, encoded by the coding sequence ATGGCATCTACAGTTATACACGCAATATATACGGATGACGATGTTCTCATGAACGCTGTCAAAGAGGTAAAGAAGAAGCATCTTCATATCAATGATATCTTTACTCCATTTCCTGTACACGGACTTGATAAGGCTATGGGTCTTGCACCTACTCGTCTTGCTATCACAGCATTCCTTTATGGGTGTGTTGGAATTACAGTAGCTACGTTAATGATGAACTTTATAATGATTGAAGATTGGCCACAGAACATTGGTGGTAAGCCTTCTTTTAGTTACATTGAGAACATGCCGGCTTTTGTGCCTATTATGTTTGAACTTACAGTGTTTTTTGCTGCGCACTTAATGGTAATTACTTTCTATTTAAGAAGTAGATTGTGGCCATTTAAAAAGGCAGAGAACCCAGATGTACGTACAACAGATGATCACTTTCTCATGGAAATTGATGCAACTGGTAAAGATGGAGAAGAGCTCGCAAACTTTCTAGTTACAACAGGAGCGGTAGAGATTAATTTAATTGCAAACGAAGCATAA
- a CDS encoding cytochrome c: MKNIFKIAVLLIAFASVISCQDDSKPNYQYMPNMYESVGYETYGKYEVFPDGYERLEPAEGSVMRGWMPYDFENTPEGKASAKANLKNPLPLTEDNYVKGNELYNIYCSICHGVKGDGKGNLAKREKILGVPAYNDAGRAITEGSIYHVMYYGINSMGSYASQMTEDELWMVDHYVMGLKDALDGKPQKEFTASEIISEMTEGKIDTDLNEGAVDAVPGPESEPMNAQGHE; encoded by the coding sequence ATGAAGAATATATTTAAAATAGCTGTTTTATTAATTGCCTTTGCAAGTGTAATCTCTTGTCAAGACGATAGTAAGCCTAACTATCAGTATATGCCTAACATGTATGAATCTGTAGGTTATGAGACATACGGTAAATACGAGGTTTTTCCTGACGGTTATGAGCGACTTGAACCAGCAGAAGGTTCTGTTATGAGAGGTTGGATGCCTTATGATTTTGAAAACACTCCAGAAGGTAAAGCTTCCGCGAAAGCGAACTTAAAAAATCCACTTCCTCTTACTGAAGATAACTATGTTAAGGGTAACGAACTTTATAATATTTATTGTTCTATCTGTCATGGTGTTAAAGGGGACGGAAAAGGTAATCTAGCAAAACGCGAAAAGATTCTCGGTGTACCTGCATACAACGATGCTGGTAGAGCTATCACAGAAGGGAGTATATACCACGTAATGTACTATGGTATAAACTCTATGGGATCTTATGCATCACAAATGACAGAAGATGAACTTTGGATGGTTGATCATTATGTAATGGGTCTTAAGGATGCATTAGATGGTAAGCCACAGAAGGAATTTACAGCTTCTGAAATTATCTCTGAGATGACTGAGGGTAAAATCGATACTGATTTAAACGAGGGTGCAGTAGACGCTGTCCCTGGTCCAGAATCGGAGCCAATGAATGCTCAAGGTCACGAATAA